A stretch of Paenibacillus peoriae DNA encodes these proteins:
- a CDS encoding sensor histidine kinase has protein sequence MTIRTKLLLFIPLLVVFANIIAYFVFQSGKVVQQSYDEMLGRILLIEQTSESAESNLKLLYAYLLNPRDDKAMQGPTEYQLMQLKGKIQEVSDSTDPSFAEEDYVNLLTTFLEQKQAAVLDANTQDPQSAFEHYIEAEKTVSYIHEEGQRLIDAELAYYRPIIENIRNKNERMNVLGVALFGMNALMGVLLAIWISRSITGPVGRLVGLAKRIATGDLNIKPPPRRDDELGVLSDAISQMSADLSILIEKDKQSLEMRRLVKELELLALQNQINPHFLFNTLNVLSKLAILEGAEKTSDLIVSLSNLLRYSLQKLDKPVTLQEELDHIREYVTIQQARFRDRILFNLHFDASVLQQQIPALTIQPFIENAFLHGVADMEDGAIITLTLSRANEDVQIEISDNGKGMTEETRLSVLRLEGKVESDSSTGLGMQNVFRRLQLFYGKEGMVEISSSTGRGTTITIRIPVKKESE, from the coding sequence ATGACGATCAGAACGAAGCTGCTTCTGTTCATCCCTCTTCTAGTTGTGTTCGCCAATATCATCGCTTATTTTGTATTCCAAAGCGGAAAGGTCGTACAACAGAGCTACGATGAAATGCTTGGCCGCATTCTCCTCATCGAGCAAACCTCCGAATCGGCGGAGAGCAACTTAAAGCTCCTATATGCCTATCTGCTTAATCCAAGGGACGATAAGGCTATGCAGGGTCCGACAGAATACCAATTAATGCAGTTGAAAGGCAAAATCCAAGAAGTCTCCGACTCGACCGACCCTTCTTTCGCCGAGGAGGACTACGTGAATTTGTTGACCACATTTCTTGAACAGAAACAAGCCGCAGTTCTGGATGCAAATACACAAGATCCTCAATCGGCTTTTGAACATTATATTGAAGCGGAGAAAACCGTCAGCTATATTCATGAGGAGGGACAGCGACTGATCGATGCTGAACTGGCCTATTACCGGCCGATCATCGAGAACATTCGGAACAAAAATGAGCGAATGAACGTTTTAGGAGTGGCATTGTTCGGCATGAACGCGCTGATGGGGGTTTTGCTTGCAATCTGGATCTCGCGCAGCATTACTGGCCCTGTCGGCAGACTTGTCGGACTGGCGAAGCGAATCGCTACAGGTGATCTGAATATCAAGCCCCCACCGCGACGGGATGACGAGCTAGGCGTACTGTCGGACGCCATTTCGCAAATGTCCGCCGATTTGAGCATCCTCATTGAGAAGGATAAACAGAGTCTGGAAATGCGGCGGCTTGTGAAGGAACTGGAGCTTCTGGCTCTGCAAAATCAAATTAATCCGCATTTTTTATTCAATACCTTAAATGTGCTCTCCAAGCTGGCGATCCTGGAAGGGGCGGAGAAAACCAGCGACCTGATCGTCTCGCTGTCCAATCTACTACGGTACAGTCTGCAGAAGCTGGACAAACCCGTAACTCTTCAGGAGGAACTGGATCATATTCGCGAATACGTGACCATTCAGCAGGCGCGCTTCCGGGACAGAATTCTCTTTAATCTGCACTTTGACGCTTCCGTTCTTCAGCAGCAAATTCCGGCCTTGACGATCCAGCCATTTATTGAAAACGCTTTTCTTCATGGTGTGGCAGATATGGAGGACGGAGCCATTATCACGTTGACGTTGTCGCGAGCGAACGAGGATGTACAAATTGAAATCTCAGACAACGGAAAGGGTATGACGGAGGAAACCCGACTGTCCGTGCTCCGTCTTGAAGGCAAAGTCGAAAGTGACAGTTCAACAGGACTTGGAATGCAAAATGTGTTTAGGCGGCTGCAGTTGTTCTACGGAAAAGAAGGAATGGTTGAAATCAGTAGCAGTACCGGACGAGGTACTACCATAACCATACGAATTCCAGTCAAGAAGGAGAGTGAGTAG
- a CDS encoding PAS domain S-box protein has translation MFSGARRLPLLEHMYNHAPTGIVILSREGKCLYVNPAFCKMVGYEQEELLDIRYYHLLYKEAQDQRGLREAYAGWLQATDQVYKTELRLKHKRGTSVWLALELTIFDDVATEQSYLIAYAMDITEKKDMEQVLSDNEDLYMLITENTPDVISYSTADGILQYISPSVEKLLGYTKQEMLGKKRLQFYHVEDADYMRVHGMFKETGIMKRRVRHKDGHYLWLEVSYRIIRDERGRIKRVLSIGRNITERQKSEENLAKAQQLAMFGSWDWDLVNNVMHFSKEFRSIFGYCVKPVETSIDAFMAAVHPEDTERMKQIITNVILKGIHEETFYRIVLPNGEQKVLRSIWEAEMDEHAGKPVQVVGMIQDVTEHREMEQRLRESENRYKSLFQHNPLGICAVNMEGHILSVNPSLEELTGYTKDELLGADILIMASSEEQDKIKRHMELAKQGETQTYESEFIHKEGERLFIKMTNIPIFVQEEIVGCYGIIENVTPLKSYIAQIEKLSNEHSLILNAVSEGIVGLSTEGHVRFMNPAAVEMFGVGSAKPLNGACIDMIRHADEIGSHFPDEQSSILQAIRSGASYQAEEAVFWKKGGSSFLASYRISPLMDNGERKGAVMVFVDRTNEKEIIRAKESAERADRAKSEFLSVMSHELRTPMNGIIGMAGLLADTELDEEQRSYIDIITSSSGALMQILNEILDLSKIEAGKMSLLHESFVLDDVVGSVADLFMTQAMEKGIELEWHVDQEMPGMLVGDHVRIRQVLVNLVSNAIKFTERGRVNIFVERKAYSRRKNRCLIEFSVTDTGIGIPADRQHLLFQPFSQLHPALNRKYGGTGLGLSICKNLVKLMGGSIGVDSDEAKGATFRFQLDLKLPEGQTLANICRDQPYDSKEG, from the coding sequence GTGTTTTCTGGTGCTCGACGACTACCTTTGCTGGAACATATGTATAATCATGCCCCGACAGGAATCGTGATTTTGTCGAGGGAAGGGAAGTGCCTGTACGTCAATCCCGCCTTTTGCAAAATGGTCGGATATGAGCAGGAGGAATTACTGGATATCCGATATTACCATCTCTTGTATAAAGAGGCTCAGGATCAGCGAGGGTTGAGGGAGGCTTATGCAGGTTGGCTACAGGCTACGGATCAAGTCTACAAGACAGAGCTACGTTTGAAACATAAACGGGGAACATCCGTCTGGCTAGCGCTGGAATTAACCATATTTGATGATGTGGCTACCGAACAATCTTATTTGATTGCGTATGCAATGGATATCACGGAGAAAAAGGACATGGAGCAGGTGCTCTCGGATAATGAGGATTTGTATATGCTGATTACGGAAAATACGCCGGATGTTATCTCATATAGCACGGCGGACGGCATACTCCAATATATCTCTCCTTCGGTGGAAAAACTCCTAGGCTATACGAAACAGGAGATGCTTGGGAAAAAACGATTGCAATTTTACCATGTCGAAGATGCCGATTACATGCGTGTACATGGAATGTTCAAGGAAACAGGCATCATGAAGCGGCGTGTTCGTCATAAGGACGGGCACTATTTGTGGCTGGAAGTATCGTACCGCATTATTCGGGATGAACGGGGCAGAATCAAGCGAGTTCTATCCATCGGACGAAATATCACAGAGCGCCAGAAGAGCGAGGAGAACCTGGCAAAAGCTCAACAGTTGGCGATGTTCGGCTCATGGGACTGGGATCTGGTCAACAATGTTATGCATTTTTCCAAGGAATTTCGCAGCATATTTGGCTATTGTGTCAAGCCGGTTGAAACAAGTATTGACGCGTTCATGGCGGCTGTTCATCCAGAAGATACAGAGCGCATGAAACAGATTATCACCAACGTTATATTGAAGGGAATACACGAAGAGACCTTTTACCGAATTGTATTGCCGAATGGGGAACAAAAGGTACTGCGTTCAATCTGGGAAGCTGAAATGGACGAGCATGCAGGCAAGCCCGTTCAAGTGGTGGGTATGATCCAGGATGTTACAGAGCACCGGGAAATGGAGCAGCGCCTGCGTGAAAGTGAAAACCGCTATAAGTCACTATTTCAACATAATCCACTCGGGATATGCGCCGTGAATATGGAAGGTCATATCTTAAGTGTGAATCCGAGCTTGGAGGAGCTTACGGGTTATACGAAGGATGAGTTGCTTGGGGCTGACATACTTATCATGGCTTCCTCTGAGGAACAGGATAAAATCAAGCGTCACATGGAGCTGGCCAAGCAGGGTGAGACGCAAACCTATGAATCGGAATTTATACATAAGGAGGGGGAGCGTCTATTTATCAAGATGACGAATATCCCGATTTTCGTGCAAGAGGAAATTGTAGGCTGCTACGGGATTATAGAAAATGTTACCCCTCTCAAAAGCTACATTGCTCAAATTGAGAAGCTCAGTAATGAGCATTCGCTTATTTTGAATGCTGTATCCGAAGGAATTGTGGGTTTAAGTACCGAAGGACATGTCCGCTTTATGAACCCGGCAGCTGTCGAGATGTTCGGCGTAGGATCGGCCAAACCGCTGAATGGCGCATGCATAGACATGATCCGCCATGCTGACGAAATTGGCAGTCATTTTCCGGACGAACAGTCCTCTATTCTTCAAGCGATTCGAAGCGGAGCCTCTTATCAGGCAGAGGAAGCAGTATTTTGGAAAAAAGGCGGGTCCAGCTTTCTGGCCTCCTATCGAATCAGCCCTTTGATGGATAATGGCGAGCGAAAAGGGGCTGTGATGGTTTTTGTAGACAGGACGAATGAAAAGGAGATCATTCGGGCCAAGGAGTCTGCCGAACGCGCCGATCGGGCCAAGTCAGAGTTTCTCTCTGTGATGAGTCATGAGCTCCGTACACCGATGAACGGCATTATAGGTATGGCGGGGTTACTCGCAGATACTGAATTGGATGAGGAGCAGCGTAGCTATATAGATATTATTACCAGTAGCAGTGGTGCTTTAATGCAGATATTGAACGAGATACTGGATTTGAGCAAAATCGAAGCTGGTAAAATGTCTTTGCTGCACGAATCCTTTGTGCTAGATGACGTGGTCGGCAGTGTGGCTGACCTATTCATGACGCAGGCTATGGAAAAAGGCATTGAGCTGGAATGGCATGTGGATCAGGAAATGCCGGGGATGCTGGTCGGTGATCATGTGCGTATCCGGCAGGTGCTGGTGAATTTGGTGAGCAATGCGATCAAATTTACGGAGCGAGGGCGTGTAAATATCTTTGTGGAGAGAAAGGCTTACAGCCGTCGTAAAAATAGATGCCTGATTGAGTTCAGTGTTACTGATACTGGAATCGGTATTCCAGCAGACCGCCAACATCTATTGTTTCAGCCTTTTTCCCAGCTTCATCCGGCATTGAACCGGAAATATGGAGGGACAGGCCTAGGCTTGTCCATCTGCAAAAACCTGGTCAAGCTAATGGGAGGTTCCATTGGTGTGGATAGCGACGAGGCCAAAGGAGCAACATTCCGGTTCCAGCTGGATCTTAAACTGCCGGAAGGGCAAACGCTTGCCAATATATGCCGTGATCAGCCTTATGATTCAAAGGAAGGCTAA
- a CDS encoding nucleoside hydrolase has translation MSKKLILDVDTGIDDALAIAYAAHSPELELLGITTTFGNISVEEATRNSLILLEKLGVEAPVVSGAHKPYARELFKPYSRHIHGEDGIGNQLKGAPSRQAASGDAADFIIGQARRYEGKLTLVAVGPLTNLAFALDRCPELPQLLERLIIMGGAVTVKGNVTPAAEANIYADPEAAAYVLGAGFPLTLVGLDVTMQTLLPQRDVDKWREQGTELGAFMADMTDFYMEAYRNFRPGIAGCALHDPLAVGLAIDSNFVETRPMHIAVEVGDSAEVGRTREVQNENEAQSLTTVDVALKVDAERFLRHFLSRVV, from the coding sequence ATGAGCAAAAAGTTAATCTTAGATGTAGATACGGGCATTGACGACGCGCTTGCTATTGCGTACGCGGCCCATTCGCCGGAATTGGAGCTACTCGGTATTACAACCACCTTTGGCAATATCTCGGTGGAGGAGGCAACACGTAACTCACTGATTCTGCTGGAAAAACTGGGGGTAGAGGCTCCGGTCGTGTCTGGGGCTCACAAGCCGTATGCTCGGGAGCTGTTCAAACCTTATTCTCGGCATATTCACGGTGAAGACGGTATTGGCAATCAGTTGAAAGGAGCGCCCTCCCGTCAGGCTGCGTCTGGGGATGCCGCTGATTTTATAATCGGACAGGCTCGTCGCTATGAGGGCAAACTTACCCTGGTAGCTGTGGGACCGCTGACCAATCTTGCATTTGCATTGGATCGCTGTCCCGAATTGCCCCAATTGCTTGAGCGCCTGATCATCATGGGCGGCGCGGTCACAGTGAAAGGGAATGTAACTCCAGCGGCTGAAGCGAATATTTACGCCGATCCAGAAGCCGCAGCCTATGTGCTGGGAGCGGGCTTTCCGCTTACGCTCGTTGGGCTGGACGTCACGATGCAAACCCTGCTTCCACAGCGGGATGTGGATAAATGGCGTGAGCAAGGGACCGAGCTGGGCGCGTTTATGGCAGATATGACAGACTTCTATATGGAAGCTTATCGCAATTTCAGACCTGGTATTGCAGGCTGTGCTTTGCATGATCCTTTAGCCGTAGGGTTGGCTATTGACTCCAATTTTGTGGAGACGCGTCCAATGCACATTGCCGTTGAGGTGGGCGATTCCGCCGAGGTTGGTCGCACCCGTGAGGTGCAAAATGAGAACGAAGCTCAATCACTGACTACGGTTGATGTGGCACTTAAAGTCGATGCGGAACGATTTTTGCGTCATTTTCTTAGCCGGGTGGTATAA
- a CDS encoding glycoside hydrolase family 6 protein, whose protein sequence is MKQLKTKQVLRKSMKYAFALSLVASSFLPGAGFTDKIHAESHVDNPYQGATKYINPDYAASVDTSIAKITDANLKAKMQTVKTFPTAVWLDRIAAINGGGGKLGLEAHLDQVLAQKKGSTPITAEFIVYDLPGRDCHALASNGELPLTQAGLETYKKDYVDKIASIFANPKYKDIRIVAIIEPDSLPNLVTNLDTPQCGQAKSTGIYEAGVKYTMNKLNEIPNVYKYVDIGHSGWLGWDNNRAATVSLFTTIFKDTSKGLSSVDGFITNTANTSPLTEPNLPDPNLNIGGQPIKSSKFYEWNPNFDESDFAESLHRDFVNAGWPSSLGMLIDTGRNGWGGPNRPTSAVGNDINSYVNSGRVDKRSHRGNWCNSSGAGMGTPPQTAPAGHIDAYVWAKPPGDSDGSSSLIPNDEGKGFDRMCDPTYTTKDGTLTDALPNAPISGAWFHDQFVMLVQNAYPAIVPSTGGVDPAPTAPAVPSGLKAVAGNAQVTLTWSASTGADSYTVKRATSEAGPFTAVAPLVTEREYTDKGLTNGTTYFYVVSATNAKGTSKDSATVSAEPKGTPTDPTEPAGDLVVMYRAGDTDPANNAVKPFLNLKNKGTTPVKLSELKIRYYFTKDGSQELQSVVDYAQVGNDNVLRTITDNYIEIGFSAAAGTLAAGAQTGDIQIRMNNSDWSNLNESNDYSFDPTKTSYAEWNKVTLFHNDKLVWGIEP, encoded by the coding sequence GTGAAGCAATTGAAAACAAAGCAAGTGCTTCGTAAAAGCATGAAGTATGCTTTTGCGCTATCACTCGTCGCAAGCAGCTTTCTACCAGGTGCAGGATTTACGGATAAAATACATGCAGAATCCCATGTGGACAATCCTTACCAAGGAGCGACAAAGTATATTAACCCTGATTATGCGGCTAGTGTCGACACATCGATTGCCAAAATTACGGATGCCAATCTGAAAGCAAAAATGCAAACGGTCAAAACGTTCCCGACAGCCGTATGGCTTGATCGTATCGCTGCTATTAATGGCGGTGGAGGCAAGCTTGGTCTGGAAGCGCATTTGGACCAAGTATTGGCGCAAAAGAAAGGCAGCACACCGATCACGGCGGAATTTATTGTGTATGATCTGCCCGGACGGGATTGTCATGCCTTGGCTTCCAATGGTGAATTGCCGCTGACCCAGGCAGGTTTGGAAACCTATAAAAAGGATTACGTTGACAAAATTGCTTCTATTTTTGCAAATCCCAAATATAAGGATATTCGTATCGTAGCGATCATTGAACCGGACAGTTTGCCAAATTTGGTAACCAATCTGGATACTCCCCAATGTGGACAAGCCAAATCTACAGGAATTTATGAGGCTGGCGTTAAATACACAATGAATAAGCTGAACGAGATTCCGAATGTGTACAAATACGTGGATATCGGTCACTCTGGTTGGTTAGGTTGGGATAACAACCGTGCAGCAACGGTATCCCTGTTTACAACTATCTTCAAAGATACTAGCAAAGGTTTGTCCAGTGTGGATGGCTTTATCACGAATACAGCCAATACTTCACCGTTGACAGAACCGAATCTGCCTGATCCCAACCTGAATATTGGCGGGCAGCCGATCAAATCGTCCAAATTCTACGAATGGAATCCTAATTTCGATGAATCGGATTTCGCTGAGTCCTTGCATAGAGATTTTGTCAATGCAGGCTGGCCAAGCTCGCTCGGCATGTTAATTGATACCGGCCGTAATGGATGGGGAGGACCTAACCGTCCGACTTCCGCAGTCGGCAATGATATTAACTCCTATGTAAACTCAGGTCGTGTGGACAAACGTTCGCACCGTGGTAACTGGTGTAATAGCAGCGGAGCAGGGATGGGAACGCCGCCACAAACGGCTCCAGCTGGCCATATCGATGCCTATGTCTGGGCGAAACCTCCGGGTGATTCCGATGGTTCCAGCTCACTCATTCCGAACGATGAGGGTAAAGGCTTTGACCGTATGTGTGATCCTACCTATACAACCAAGGATGGCACATTAACAGATGCTTTGCCGAATGCACCTATTTCAGGAGCATGGTTCCATGATCAGTTTGTGATGTTGGTACAAAATGCGTACCCTGCAATCGTGCCTTCCACTGGTGGTGTGGACCCAGCGCCTACAGCTCCAGCTGTACCGTCTGGCTTAAAGGCCGTAGCTGGTAATGCTCAAGTGACGCTGACTTGGAGTGCATCTACGGGTGCCGATAGCTACACGGTAAAACGTGCCACTAGCGAAGCAGGTCCTTTTACAGCCGTTGCCCCTCTTGTAACGGAAAGAGAGTACACAGATAAGGGACTGACGAACGGAACAACTTACTTCTATGTTGTAAGTGCTACGAATGCGAAAGGAACAAGTAAGGATTCTGCAACGGTAAGTGCTGAACCTAAAGGTACACCGACTGATCCAACAGAACCAGCGGGTGATCTGGTTGTAATGTACCGGGCCGGGGACACCGACCCAGCGAATAACGCAGTTAAGCCTTTCCTTAACCTGAAAAATAAAGGCACAACACCCGTGAAGCTGAGTGAGCTGAAAATACGTTACTATTTTACGAAGGATGGCAGCCAAGAGCTGCAATCCGTAGTAGACTATGCGCAAGTAGGCAATGATAACGTGCTGCGTACCATTACAGACAACTATATTGAAATTGGTTTCAGTGCTGCTGCCGGCACGCTTGCTGCTGGAGCTCAAACAGGTGATATTCAGATCCGCATGAACAATAGCGACTGGTCTAACCTGAACGAATCCAATGATTATTCCTTTGATCCAACTAAAACCTCTTATGCAGAATGGAACAAAGTAACGTTGTTCCACAATGATAAGCTGGTGTGGGGAATCGAGCCTTAG
- a CDS encoding substrate-binding domain-containing protein encodes MSNRKWTFILIPVFLLFAWLLFQFTLSSFQIHQFAEQLKTVSPNDGGSDTKVVLISQELDNYYWRSIEQGARKEAEQYGMRLDYIGPDRINPSEQIKLLDKAIAAKADAILVQGINDPEYRRLIDKAAGLGIPVIAVDTDEPDSRRLAYVGTDNEGAGKQMGALLAKASGERGDIGVMISSEHVENQRLRLAGFRSVISRYPNLHIVEIRSSNISRLQAAQQAQNMLARYPQIRYMVGFSALDGLGILEASERRGARNLQIFAFDDMAETLEAIKDRKIELTLVQQPEEMGAKAIKLLNDYLKGNDPQQLTYTRVYEVHADTPDNMSGDDRR; translated from the coding sequence ATGTCAAACCGTAAATGGACATTTATCCTTATCCCAGTCTTCCTGCTATTTGCCTGGCTGCTCTTTCAGTTCACTCTGTCTTCCTTTCAAATCCACCAATTTGCAGAACAATTGAAGACGGTTTCACCAAACGACGGGGGTTCCGATACAAAAGTGGTATTGATATCGCAAGAGCTAGACAATTATTACTGGCGGTCCATTGAACAAGGAGCCCGAAAAGAAGCGGAACAGTACGGTATGCGGCTCGATTATATCGGTCCAGACCGCATTAATCCGTCCGAGCAGATCAAACTGCTGGATAAAGCGATCGCTGCCAAGGCGGATGCAATTCTGGTTCAAGGGATAAATGATCCGGAGTATCGACGATTAATCGACAAAGCAGCCGGACTTGGCATACCTGTCATCGCGGTCGATACGGACGAACCGGACTCCCGAAGGCTGGCTTACGTCGGAACGGATAACGAAGGAGCAGGAAAACAGATGGGCGCGCTATTAGCGAAAGCCTCTGGAGAGCGTGGCGACATTGGAGTTATGATCAGTAGCGAGCACGTCGAGAATCAGCGACTCAGGCTTGCCGGATTTCGCTCCGTGATCAGCCGCTATCCCAATCTCCACATTGTGGAGATTCGCTCCTCAAATATTTCACGGCTTCAGGCAGCCCAGCAAGCTCAAAACATGCTCGCCCGATATCCGCAGATCCGCTACATGGTCGGATTCAGTGCGCTGGACGGCCTTGGCATTCTGGAAGCCTCGGAGCGGCGCGGCGCGCGGAATTTGCAGATTTTCGCTTTTGACGATATGGCCGAGACGTTGGAAGCGATCAAAGATCGCAAAATCGAACTGACCCTTGTTCAACAGCCAGAAGAAATGGGGGCTAAGGCCATAAAATTGCTGAATGATTATCTAAAGGGGAATGATCCCCAGCAATTAACATACACCAGGGTATATGAAGTGCATGCGGACACTCCCGACAACATGTCCGGAGATGACAGACGATGA
- a CDS encoding Cof-type HAD-IIB family hydrolase, which translates to MNKKIIFLDIDGTLVNDDGMIPESAKTACIEARKNGHLIYLCTGRSKAEIYDFIMEVGFDGIIGAGGGFVEIEGEMLYHHKVSDEDVRHMVDYFDEHDLDFYLESNGGLFASKNFLPHVERLIYGDVDNDPVAREKKEQRPHPFITGLTIGEDNLYRSDVNKACFLENKNVPFEQIKKEFAGKFEVIQCTVSAFGQDSGELMVPGIHKAVAIEKLIEHLGRSQEDTIAIGDGMNDAEMIEYCALGIAMGNAKPDLKAIADDITDAVDEDGLFHSFKKHGLI; encoded by the coding sequence ATGAACAAAAAGATTATCTTTTTAGATATAGATGGAACGCTAGTGAATGATGATGGTATGATTCCCGAATCTGCAAAAACAGCATGTATCGAAGCGAGAAAGAACGGACATCTGATTTATTTATGCACTGGCCGATCCAAAGCGGAGATTTATGATTTTATCATGGAGGTCGGTTTTGACGGGATCATCGGAGCTGGCGGGGGCTTTGTAGAAATCGAAGGCGAGATGTTATATCACCACAAAGTATCGGATGAAGATGTTAGACATATGGTCGATTACTTTGATGAACATGATTTGGACTTTTATTTGGAATCGAACGGGGGACTGTTTGCGAGTAAAAACTTTCTGCCCCATGTGGAACGGCTTATCTATGGAGATGTGGACAATGATCCCGTAGCCAGAGAAAAAAAAGAACAACGCCCGCATCCTTTTATCACCGGCCTAACTATAGGAGAGGACAACCTGTACCGTAGTGACGTGAACAAAGCATGTTTTTTGGAAAATAAAAATGTTCCTTTTGAACAAATCAAAAAGGAATTCGCAGGGAAATTTGAGGTTATTCAATGTACTGTATCTGCTTTCGGGCAAGACAGTGGTGAGCTAATGGTTCCCGGTATTCATAAAGCCGTAGCTATTGAAAAGCTTATTGAGCATTTGGGAAGATCCCAAGAAGACACCATTGCTATCGGAGACGGGATGAACGATGCTGAAATGATTGAATATTGTGCACTAGGAATTGCCATGGGAAATGCCAAACCGGACCTCAAAGCCATTGCAGATGACATTACGGATGCTGTGGATGAAGATGGACTGTTTCACAGCTTTAAAAAGCATGGTCTGATTTAG
- a CDS encoding GntR family transcriptional regulator codes for MFELDIRSRKPIYEQLMEKVKEMIMYGSLQPDEQLPSVRALSAQLTVNPNTIQKAYRELEREGYIYSVQGKGSFVTPTQQQPQQMKRDEIRVALLKQMIEAVHFGFTQQEVDDIYVEAMQTKERGMSLD; via the coding sequence GTGTTCGAGCTGGATATCCGCAGCCGTAAGCCGATCTACGAACAGCTTATGGAGAAGGTCAAGGAAATGATCATGTACGGATCGCTTCAGCCGGATGAGCAATTGCCTTCTGTACGGGCATTGTCCGCTCAACTTACGGTGAATCCGAATACGATTCAGAAGGCGTATCGCGAGCTGGAACGCGAAGGATATATCTATTCCGTTCAGGGCAAAGGCAGCTTTGTCACGCCTACCCAGCAGCAGCCGCAACAAATGAAGCGGGATGAGATTCGGGTGGCATTGTTAAAACAGATGATCGAAGCTGTCCATTTCGGTTTTACACAGCAGGAAGTGGACGACATATACGTGGAAGCTATGCAAACAAAGGAAAGGGGGATGTCCCTTGATTGA
- a CDS encoding alpha-glucosidase/alpha-galactosidase: MSFKVAFIGAGSIGFTRGILRDLLSVPEFNDIEVAFTDISQHNLDMVTELCQRDIRENGLSIQIQSSTDRKIALKDAKYVICTIRVGGLEGFATDVDIPLKYGVDQCVGDTLSAGGIMYGQRGIAEMLAICKDIRELSAPDVLLLNYSNPMAMMTWACNKYSGVRTIGLCHGVQHGHHQIAEVYGLEKQDVDIVCAGINHQTWYIQASHEGKDLTAGLLEAFEKHPEYSRTEKVRIDMLRRFGYYSTESNGHLSEYVPWYRKRPNEIMDWIDLGSWINGETGGYLRVCTEGRNWFETDFPNWMKEEPLEYKAENRGEEHGSYIIEGLETGRVYRGHFNVVNNGVISNLPDDAIIEAPGYVDRNGISMPYVGDLPLGPAAVCNVSISVQRLAVEAAVHGDDKLLRQAFMMDPLVGAVCNPKEIWQMVDEMLVAQEAWLPQYGAAIAEARQRLAAGDLIPTRPYEGAARLKVKTVEEMQLDRDAANKNAGQSDKGKDREKV; this comes from the coding sequence GTGTCATTTAAAGTAGCTTTTATTGGAGCAGGAAGCATCGGTTTTACCCGTGGAATTTTGCGAGATCTGTTATCGGTGCCGGAATTTAATGATATTGAAGTGGCTTTTACGGATATCAGTCAGCACAATCTGGATATGGTTACTGAGCTGTGCCAGCGGGATATTCGCGAGAATGGTTTGTCCATACAAATACAGTCCTCTACGGACCGTAAGATAGCTTTAAAGGATGCCAAATACGTCATTTGTACGATCCGGGTTGGTGGGCTGGAGGGCTTTGCAACCGATGTGGATATTCCGCTGAAATATGGCGTGGATCAATGCGTGGGCGATACACTGTCTGCAGGAGGGATTATGTACGGTCAGCGTGGTATTGCTGAAATGCTGGCCATCTGCAAGGATATCCGCGAGCTAAGTGCACCGGATGTATTGCTACTGAACTACTCGAACCCCATGGCAATGATGACGTGGGCCTGTAATAAATACAGCGGTGTGCGTACAATCGGTCTATGTCACGGCGTACAGCATGGGCATCACCAAATTGCCGAGGTGTATGGTCTGGAGAAGCAGGATGTGGACATTGTGTGCGCCGGAATCAATCACCAGACGTGGTACATTCAGGCGTCACATGAAGGCAAGGATCTGACAGCCGGGCTGCTGGAGGCTTTTGAAAAACATCCCGAATATAGCCGTACCGAAAAGGTGCGCATCGACATGCTTCGCCGTTTTGGCTATTACAGCACAGAGTCAAATGGTCATCTAAGTGAATATGTACCTTGGTACCGGAAGCGTCCGAATGAAATTATGGATTGGATTGATCTAGGCAGCTGGATCAACGGAGAAACAGGCGGCTATCTGCGTGTATGTACAGAAGGACGTAATTGGTTTGAAACAGATTTCCCCAACTGGATGAAAGAAGAGCCATTGGAGTACAAGGCGGAAAATCGCGGTGAAGAGCATGGTTCATACATTATCGAAGGTCTGGAAACCGGACGTGTATACCGGGGGCATTTTAATGTCGTAAATAACGGTGTGATTTCCAATTTGCCGGACGATGCGATTATTGAAGCGCCTGGATATGTGGATCGAAATGGTATCTCCATGCCATATGTAGGAGACCTTCCGCTCGGTCCTGCTGCCGTCTGCAATGTAAGTATTTCCGTCCAGCGTTTGGCTGTCGAAGCAGCTGTACACGGAGATGATAAGCTGCTGCGGCAAGCCTTTATGATGGATCCGCTAGTGGGCGCGGTGTGTAATCCGAAAGAAATTTGGCAGATGGTTGATGAAATGCTGGTGGCGCAGGAAGCATGGCTGCCGCAATACGGAGCAGCGATTGCCGAGGCGCGCCAACGTTTGGCTGCAGGCGATCTGATTCCAACCCGGCCTTATGAGGGAGCAGCACGACTTAAGGTGAAGACGGTTGAAGAAATGCAGTTGGATCGGGATGCCGCCAATAAAAATGCAGGGCAATCCGACAAGGGCAAGGATCGCGAAAAAGTGTAG